The following coding sequences lie in one Vigna radiata var. radiata cultivar VC1973A unplaced genomic scaffold, Vradiata_ver6 scaffold_73, whole genome shotgun sequence genomic window:
- the LOC106779885 gene encoding uncharacterized protein LOC106779885, protein MEVQIPDRFVPPQFKIYDGTSDPEAHVKSFANAMAFRTGCDAIWCRAFSLSLEGEALEWFDSLPDGSIENFKGLSNMFKNQFAACRTQEATVVDLMNLKQGKEEPLKDFMDRFQKTVRRVKGLSTELALQHVMPGLRPGPFKDSVCRNPPKSMEELRQRTTDEIRVEDMKQSYRKELQEAKAEKESR, encoded by the coding sequence ATGGAAGTTCAGATACCCGACCGGTTCGTTCCTCCGCAATTCAAGATATATGACGGGACATCCGACCCCGAGGCCCACGTTAAATCCTTTGCAAATGCAATGGCATTTCGCACCGGCTGTGACGCCATCTGGTGTAGAGCATTTTCGCTGTCTCTGGAGGGAGAGGCGTTGGAATGGTTCGACTCCCTTCCGGACGGCTCAATAGAAAACTTCAAGGGATTAAGCAACATGTTTAAAAACCAGTTTGCCGCTTGTCGAACGCAGGAGGCCACGGTAGTTGACCTGATGAATCTCAAGCAGGGTAAGGAGGAGCCCTTGAAAGACTTCATGGATCGCTTTCAGAAAACCGTTCGGCGCGTGAAAGGACTCAGTACGGAGTTGGCTTTGCAGCATGTCATGCCCGGGTTACGTCCCGGACCGTTCAAGGACAGTGTGTGTCGGAATCCCCCCAAAAGTATGGAAGAATTGCGCCAACGAACGACGGATGAGATCAGGGTGGAAGATATGAAACAAAGTTACCGAAAGGAACTTCAAGAGGCAAAGGCGGAGAAGGAAAGTCGCTGA
- the LOC106779910 gene encoding probable alpha,alpha-trehalose-phosphate synthase [UDP-forming] 10, whose translation MASRSYANLLDLANGDLLDIPHTPRALPRVMTVPGIISDLDGYSCNDGDSDVSSSGCRERKIIVANMLPLQAKRDIETAKWFFSWDEDSILLQLKDGFSSDTEVIYVGSLKVEIDLCEQDAVAQRLLDEFNCVPTFLPHDLQKKFYLGFCKQQLWPLFHYMLPICPDHGDRFDRILWQAYVSANKIFADKVMEVINPDDDFVWVHDYHLMVLPTFLRKRYNRVKLGFFLHSPFPSSEIYRTLPVRDEILRGLLNSDLIGFHTFDYARHFLSCCSRMLGLDYESKRGHIGLDYFGRTIFIKILPVGIHMGRLESVLNLSSTSAKLKEVQEEFKGKKVILGVDDMDIFKGISLKLLAVEHLLQQNSDLQGKVVLVQIVNPARGLGKDVQEAKNETYLIARRINDTYSKNNYQPVILIDRPVPRFEKSAYYAVAECCIVNAVRDGMNLVPYKYIVCRQGTARLDESLGRKNDSPRTSMLVVSEFIGCSPSLSGAIRVNPWDIDAVADAMYAALTMNDSEKQLRHEKHYRYVSSHDVAYWANSFMQDLERACKDHYTKRCWGFGLGLGFRVVSLSHGFRKLTIDHVVSAYKRTNRRAIFLDYDGTVVSQSSISKVPSPEVLSVLNALCNDPKNIVFIVSGRGRDSLSDWFTSCKMLGLAAEHGYFLRWNKDSEWESSHLSADMDWKKIVEPIMQLYTEATDGSNIEIKESALVWHHQDADPDFGSCQAKELLNHLESVLANEPAVVTRGQHIVEVKPQGISKGWVAEEVLQTMVNGGNPPDFVLCIGDDRSDEDMFETILRTVSLPTAPEIFACTVGRKPSKAKYFLDDTSDVVKLLQGLAASSDPKPRHLAHFQVSFESTI comes from the exons ATGGCTTCAAGATCATATGCTAATCTCTTAGACTTGGCTAATGGGGACTTGCTTGATATTCCTCACACTCCAAGAGCTCTTCCAAGGGTTATGACCGTTCCTGGAATTATTTCTGATCTGGATGGTTATAGTTGTAATGATGGTGATTCAGATGTTAGCTCCTCTGGGTGTAGGGAGCGGAAAATCATTGTGGCAAACATGTTGCCATTGCAGGCTAAAAGAGATATAGAAACTGCTAAATGGTTCTTCAGTTGGGATGAGGAttcaattttattacaattaaaagatGGTTTTTCTTCTGATACTGAAGTAATCTACGTGGGTTCTCTCAAGGTCGAAATAGATCTCTGTGAgcaggatgcagttgctcagaGATTGCTGGATGAATTTAATTGTGTACCTACTTTCCTTCCTCATGATCTCCAGAAGAAGTTCTACCTTGGCTTCTGTAAGCAGCAACTTTGGCCTCTCTTTCATTATATGTTACCCATATGCCCAGATCATGGTGATCGGTTTGACAGAATACTTTGGCAGGCCTATGTTTCTGCAAACAAAATATTTGCAGACAAGGTCATGGAAGTAATTAATCCCGATGATGATTTTGTTTGGGTTCATGACTATCACTTAATGGTTTTGCCTACTTTCTTGAGGAAGCGATATAATCGGGTTAAGCTTGGATTCTTTCTGCATAGTCCTTTTCCTTCTTCTGAAATATACCGAACTTTACCAGTACGGGATGAAATTTTGAGGGGATTGTTAAACTCTGATTTAATTGGCTTTCATACATTTGATTATGCTCGCCACTTTCTTTCTTGCTGCAGTAGAATGCTAGGTCTGGACTATGAGTCCAAGCGAGGACATATAGGGCTTGATTACTTTGGCCgcactatttttattaaaattttgccTGTAGGTATTCACATGGGTAGACTTGAATCTGTATTAAATCTTTCTTCTACATCTGCTAAACTGAAAGAGGTTCAGGAAGAGTTTAAGGGTAAGAAAGTAATTCTTGGTGTTGATGACATGGATATATTTAAGGGCATTAGTCTGAAACTTCTAGCCGTTGAACATCTGCTGCAGCAGAATTCAGATTTGCAGGGCAAAGTTGTCCTAGTTCAAATTGTAAATCCTGCAAGGGGCTTAGGGAAGGATGTTCAAGAAGCAAAGaatgaaacatatttaattgCCAGGAGGATCAATGATACatatagcaaaaataattatcaGCCAGTCATTCTCATTGACCGACCTGTTCCTCGCTTTGAGAAGAGTGCGTATTATGCTGTAGCAGAATGTTGCATAGTCAATGCTGTAAGGGATGGTATGAACTTAGTTCCATACAAATATATAGTCTGTAGACAGGGAACTGCACGACTGGATGAATCTTTGGGTAGAAAAAATGATTCTCCTCGGACAAGCATGCTTGTTGTGTCCGAGTTCATTGGTTGTTCACCTTCTCTTAGTGGAGCAATAAGGGTCAATCCCTGGGACATAGATGCCGTGGCCGATGCTATGTATGCTGCCCTTACTATGAATGATTCAGAGAAGCAGTTGCGCCATGAGAAGCACTATAGGTATGTCAGTTCTCATGATGTGGCATATTGGGCAAATAGCTTTATGCAGGATCTGGAGAGAGCCTGCAAAGATCATTACACCAAAAGATGCTGGGGATTTGGTTTGGGCTTGGGGTTCAGAGTTGTTTCTCTCTCTCATGGTTTTAGGAAGTTGACGATTGACCATGTTGTTTCAGCATACAAGAGAACCAATAGAAGGGCCATCTTTCTTGATTATGATGGTACTGTTGTGTCACAATCTTCCATAAGTAAAGTCCCCAGCCCTGAAGTCCTCTCCGTCTTAAATGCTCTCTGTAATGATCCCAAGAATATCGTGTTCATTGTTAGTGGGAGGGGAAGGGATTCACTGAGTGACTGGTTTACTTCATGCAAAATGCTGGGACTTGCAGCAGAACATGGGTACTTTTTACG GTGGAACAAAGATTCGGAATGGGAATCAAGTCACTTGTCTGCAGACATGGATTGGAAGAAGATAGTGGAACCTATCATGCAGTTATATACAGAAGCAACTGATGGTTCTAATATTGAAATTAAGGAAAGTGCTTTGGTGTGGCATCATCAAGATGCAGATCCTGATTTTGGTTCTTGCCAAGCCAAGGAGTTGTTGAATCACTTGGAAAGTGTGCTTGCTAATGAACCAGCAGTTGTTACGAGAGGCCAGCATATTGTTGAAGTTAAGCCACAG GGAATAAGCAAGGGCTGGGTAGCTGAAGAGGTTCTTCAGACCATGGTTAACGGCGGTAATCCACCAGATTTTGTACTGTGCATAGGAGATGATAGGTCTGATGAGGACATGTTTGAGACCATTTTGAGGACGGTATCACTGCCAACAGCTCCAGAGATCTTTGCCTGCACTGTAGGTAGGAAGCCTAGCAAGGCCAAGTATTTTCTTGATGATACTAGTGATGTAGTAAAGTTGCTGCAAGGCCTTGCTGCTTCATCCGATCCAAAACCCAGGCATCTTGCTCACTTTCAGGTCTCCTTTGAGAGCACAATTTGA